A single genomic interval of Labrus mixtus chromosome 6, fLabMix1.1, whole genome shotgun sequence harbors:
- the si:ch73-52p7.1 gene encoding uncharacterized protein si:ch73-52p7.1: MPAVSPPASLLCVLLCVSVALQRSDMRLAYVTHNSFSYYSCSQDPQPCSISSLTDCRCKDRPHSHSSPVFRMTKLTVWFTSPSNTARLLNNSEVKHLTLIHCGVGGSREAFSLEGHFTVQRLERLTVVNLLQRPDQNFPDANKAKSTDSNSDPEGDNSAHLDINRYNKDTDTNLDLILDMKRDYSAFSSPQIQDLFLGRELGAAYHEQVRLGVIDSSVLEWGAAVKAYTVQTHINKDGMLPFPDLQMPKLPEASVIYVSFVY, encoded by the coding sequence ATGCCTGCCGTCAGCCCTCCTGCTTCCctcctctgtgtgctgctgtgtgtgtctgtagctcTGCAGCGCTCTGACATGCGCCTGGCTTACGTGACCCACAACAGCTTCTCCTACTACTCATGTAGCCAAGACCCGCAGCCTTGCAGCATCTCATCCCTCACAGACTGCAGATGCAAAGACCGGCCACACTCCCACTCATCGCCTGTTTTCAGGATGACAAAGTTAACAGTTTGGTTCACGTCGCCTTCAAACACCGCACGTCTGCTCAACAACTCAGAGGTGAAGCACCTTACCCTGATCCACTGTGGGGTTGGAGGGTCCAGAGAGGCTTTTTCCTTAGAGGGGCATTTCACTGTGCAGCGCCTGGAGAGGCTGACGGTGGTGAACCTGCTGCAGAGGCCGGATCAAAACTTTCCAGATGCAAACAAAGCCAAAAGCACAGACTCAAACAGTGACCCAGAGGGAGATAATAGTGCTCACCTGGACATTAATAGATACAACaaggacacagacacaaacctgGATCTGATTTTGGATATGAAGAGAGATTACTCAGCGTTTTCCTCGCCACAGATTCAGGATCTATTCCTGGGCAGGGAGCTGGGAGCAGCGTATCACGAACAGGTCAGACTGGGAGTTATCGACAGCTCTGTGCTGGAGTGGGGAGCAGCGGTCAAAGCCTACACCGTTCAGACTCACATCAACAAGGATGGCATGCTGCCCTTCCCAGACCTCCAAATGCCAAAACTACCAGAGGCATCCGTCATATATGTCAGTTTTGTGTACTGA
- the ifngr1l gene encoding interferon gamma receptor 1-like, translated as MSMDWGATLCYPVFLSLVCLQASSDHVMPPTNLTLECRNLHNVLKWSYEQPLTPGLTFVVNIGCLSNCPESITVEPPALQADLSFLSLPSEDYYVTVSAVIGEDKSDSSQGIEFSYFKDSLVSKKCIVDLPSVNVTAQKDDFVLFRFEHPWQFHKRKTAGSPKSGGMKKRSQDYEIEELPEFTYDVIIMSQKDEPHGFSCVEMVCEEKLPVDAAQKKHCLKITGQMNRISVEATQDYCTLPIEDKNYLIYYIMGGVLLLILLIAVLFMVYKKKTNPSSSKPAFLNFSGERGQFTSRAVPESVIVAEVEPCSPSLLLPTTDETDVSPVTSPEDNDLRLPLGLGSRFIEDEVMCEDEEVQNHEGSEYAQGGQLEDDTLECREFPSAYERRIAVVDLAPGELAEGYRG; from the exons ATGAGCATGGATTGGGGTGCAACGTTGTGTTAtcctgttttcctctctctcgtctGCTTACAAGCTTCCTCGGATCATG TGATGCCGCCGACAAACTTGACCCTGGAATGCCGAAATCTGCACAACGTTCTGAAGTGGAGTTATGAACAACCACTGACACCAGGACTTACATTCGTTGTCAACATCGGCTGTCTCTCAAACTG TCCGGAGAGCATTACTGTGGAGCCCCCAGCTCTACAGGCTGACctgtcatttctctctctaccAAGTGAAGATTATTATGTCACGGTTAGTGCTGTGATTGGAGAAGACAAGTCTGATTCATCTCAGGGAATCGAGTTCAGCTATTTCAAGGACTCTCTAGTCAGTAAGAAAT GTATTGTGGACCTTCCCTCAGTGAACGTCACTGCCCAAAAGGATGACTTTGTCCTTTTCCGCTTTGAGCATCCCTGGCAGTTTCACAAACGGAAGACTGCTGGCAGCCCAAAGTCAGGAGGTATGAAGAAAAGAAGCCAAGACTACGAGATCGAAGAGCTACCCGAATTTACGTACGACGTCATCATAATGAGCCAG AAAGATGAGCCCCACGGTTTCAGCTGTGTGGAGATGGTCTGTGAGGAGAAGCTTCCTGTGGACGCTGCTCAGAAGAAACACTGTCTGAAGATCACGGGACAGATGAACAGAATATCTGTCGAAGCCACACAAGACTACTGCACCCTGCCGATAGAAGATAAAAACT ATTTAATCTACTACATCATGGGCGGCGTGCTGCTCCTGATTCTGTTGATTGCTGTCCTCTTCATGGTTTACAAAAAGAAGACCAATCCTTCGTCCTCTAAGCCAGCATTTTTG aACTTCTCTGGGGAGCGGGGGCAGTTCACAAGCAGGGCTGTCCCAGAGAGTGTCATTGTGGCAGAAGTTGAGCCTTGCTCACCATCACTTCTACTGCCAACCACAGACGAGACGGATGTATCACCTGTAACTTCCCCTGAAGACAACGACCTACGCCTACCCTTAGGTTTGGGAAGTCGGTTCATTGAGGATGAAGTAATGTGTGAAGACGAGGAGGTACAGAATCATGAAGGCTCTGAATACGCGCAAGGTGGACAGTTGGAAGACGACACACTTGAGTGCAGAGAGTTCCCCTCTGCTTACGAGAGACGTATAGCCGTTGTTGATTTAGCTCCAGGTGAACTGGCAGAGGGCTACCGTGGCTGA